In Zingiber officinale cultivar Zhangliang chromosome 1A, Zo_v1.1, whole genome shotgun sequence, the DNA window TAGTTTTGaacaattttttctttaaaaaaaaagccTCGTCACATCAAGTTTGTGGCAATATCCAAATATTACGTGGTGTttgtataaatttaaaattaaaaaaagttttttGGGTGGCCCCGTTTGCGATTTATTGAAAAAATAAGAATTTATATTTAGAACAATccgaaataaaataattttttttttaaaaaaaagaaatttagatttTCAACCCAAGCAAGTCCCTGCGGTGAATTTAATTATTAATCTCTATATCAATTTTTTGCTAATTATTATTTTATGCATCGACTgtaatattattttttagatttttttttttaaatatggacACCGTCAATTTTTTTCGGATAGCGATAGCACGGCACGAATCTTGAAACAATCACGCAACCCGGCTATAAAAACGCCGGCGGCCTTTCCCTCGCAAACAATCTCGTACTTTTTGTCGAGTTAGGTTTCGACGAATTCGTCCttcgaaggtgccttctataaaAGCGTCGGCCACCTTCCCCTCGCACACAATCTCATACTTGTTGTCCAGCTAGGGTTTTGGGTGCTTCTTTCCTCGACGAATTCGTTCTTCAAAGGTGCCATGTTTTACCTTCCGCTTGTGGTTTTTGATCTTAACAATGTTTCcagattttatttattgtttgatTTGGATGCTTTTGGTGACCTTATTTGTATTTTCTTCGTATTCTATGCGGTTTTCTTTCTTCCAGTTGATATTTAGATACCTTCGCGATGGATGTTTTTAGTTCTGTTAAATTAGTGCATTCGCTGTTTAGTTCAGTAGGAAAACGGAACGCATCACGCAGTATTGCTTCAGCGTTACTCCCCTGAGGAGATCTCTACTATTTGTATGCTCCGGATGAATATCGAAATTCCACTAAATTAAAAACTGCGTGTTTCTTGAAATAATACGAGGCCTTTTTCTTATGTTTCATTTCACGGCCTATTTATGAACCGTCAATAGATCAATTTTATCAGCACAATCGACCATggtaattttttccttcatgtatTACTAATTTTTAATCAGTTGCGAACATGTCATTGTCTGCCAATTATATAAGGTCTCAAATTTGAGAAGAGTCCATTGCGCAATGAGCAAAATAGGCTTTCTCAAATTCTTCAATTGATTAAATAACAATTCAGTAGAGTGCTCCTAAACTTGTTCTTAGATTATTTATTTCAAGTAATAAAAAATGATCCAGACATGATTGCAAATCTATTTCTTAGCTGGGGATTTTTAAGTTtatttgtatttgatccttgtaatTTTTATCTTCTCTTGATATCATCCTAGTATGCCTTTCTTGATATCATCCTAGTATGCCTTTCTCTGCTTTCCAAACGTTTATTTCTACTTTTTCATGAATCCCAATCGTGATCAGGTGTTTATTGTGaacctagcttttggtccttggtGTCATGGACCCCTTGCAGCCTGAGCCTGTTACTTACTTATGTGGAGGTGAAAATTGTTCCGTTCTTTGATTTATGTAGTTTGTGTATTAATGAATTCACCTTATCACTTTGATAGTTCTGCTATCAATGAAAATTGGAATGGCTATAATTTAGATTGCGGAGAAGAGAACACCCTGAAGCCAGGGGATGTCGTACAGTGCAGGAAGTGTGGACATCGCATCCTTCACAAGAAGCGCACTCGCAGAAGTATGTATTATGTGGTTTGTTTTTTAATATTTACTTTTGTTAAAGTCTGTTATAGATTGCTAATTGTTATCGTAGGAAGAGTGAATAACTTCTATATATGATTGACACGTCTTCCTACAGTTTTAATACTTAACCACTTGCAAATGACTTCTCCTTGTTTATAATCTTCTTTTCATGTGAAAAGAGAacttaaattgaaaaccaaatacATAGATTTGCCAACTGTCATTTATTTCTCCTTTTCACTTTTGCCCTTAATGAAATTCTTTTTCATACATTCTTAGAGGAGCTATGGAAATACATTGCTCGAGTATATTCCTTTTTGCATATATTCGAGTTTCTTATCTAGGACTATATGATTATTCAGTCATTACTAGCACTTAAGGTGGGATGCATAGTGTGTAATGGATTAAATTTTTAAGGAATCAATCTGTAAATTTGATTTTCACTAGTCTAATACTATATGAGAGTTCATTGTCATACTATACTTGTCGCCGCATTCATGTAGGGTAAGTCTTCTAGCAGGAAAGAAAAGAAGACCATCTTATTATTCTGTTCAAACAGCTAGGGAAAAAGTAGTTACAGAAGAAATAGAGAATCAAAATTCCATTCTTCAATGAATGTAGTTTAAAGTCTATTTACTGATTAAGACCCTGTTTCCTTAGAAAGCCTGAAATCGGGCAGAAAGATACAAAGAGATTTTCTAATCTTCATAAAATTTATTGTTATTTACACATTTCCTTGTTCTCTATGTTGTAACTGGTTCCATGaatctttttttttccttatgtttTTTTGTTCTGAATCTTGCAGTTATGCAATTCCAAGCCCGGTGAGAGCCAAGAGCACAATCCTTAAGGGGCAAGTCATCTGCTTAAGTGGTCTCTGTGTTAAAAGAGAACTTTTGTAGTGTGTCGCTATAAAAGTGTGATCCACTGTGCTTTGATAAGTAAAACCTCTAATATGTTAATAGTTGTGGAAGTGATTTATTACTATTAGCTCACGTCTATATGTTTTTTTTATCGTGATTAGTAATCTTGATATATTACTTCTAaagatttgtattttttttgcCATAGCATATGATTAACACTTGCTAATCCAAATAATTGCAATTAACATAGCTTAGTTATGATGATAGTGAAGCATAAGCATATGATAACACCAAAATCAAGGCTGGATCAGACGGACAAAATTAGATTCTGAGTTAATTGACAATGTCTCCTTTCCAAACATGAtaaatgatttgaaaaaaaaataattataaagttAAATATGATTTTGCCTTGTTTTTGTTTATTCgggaagaaaaaattaaaaacgtTTTTTTAAGTGAAATGGAAATTCATATGTGAATTTAAGAACTTTGGCGATAGTTCAATTTGAGTATTTGAAATTTctgtttttcttttaaaaaaagttaaatatttaagtaagtatattttattttaattaattggtAAATTTTACATGATGTCATTAttgttgaaattaattaattaatttaatttttgtgcaATTAGTTGATATTTTATAGGTCgatttattctatttttattaaaaaatttaattgattatttaaaaaaacatttcatgtagattttaattaatttagttcagTCCTATTTTAATCGAATACTAAATCAGTATTATATATTACAGTCTGAGTTTAAATCTTAGATCCCTTACTCGTAGGGTCTATTTATTTTGAATAACTAAGTTTCCATAGTGATGATGCtttaaatgaaattaattaaatattttcttttaatgtcatcgtttgattttttttttttaaatatggtgTATTACCTTTGCTTCTTGTTATATGCATCCTTTGGCTTGTGTAATTGTTCTTTTTCATTGAGTTGTGCAATAATGTAGGAAGGAAATATTGTTGGAGTAATctagtaccctaggttttgatatttggataaatatttaagttagatttattgttgtatttgatatgtattgtgagtgtgcaggatacaggtataacaaggaaaatccaagtataatcttggcaaaggaggaaagtctaaggatgagtcttggcggtgtaagtccaagtatgtagtcttcgcaacgtaagtccaagtgtgacttgacaatagatgaagtcccggaggtgaggagcctcttggcaaaggaagacccgacaataaagacaaagtcgaaggaagctctagaaggcaaaatgtgaaggatggggagacatccaagggacgcgagactgatggaggaggcaagaaggctaggtctaagttggtcgggcaaggacgagtgctgagtgattgtactggGGAAAAATCTTATGGTTTTAGGTTTcaatgtagcagcactgtagcaacGTTGTTgtgacactgtagcagtactgcagcagtcgactggtacactgtagcagtcgactagtagtcgaccgttgggtaacggttagcttcacttaaaggaccagtcgactggtgcatacaccagtcgactcgTAGCGGGAAAAcaacttagtgttttcctctcgagctctatttaatagagctcggggtgcttgggcatggttaacgaaatagacttggttaaagcctattagagtctcccaagcttTCGTGTGATtagtgtgcttgtattcaagtgtttgtggcgaggtttctccaccgacaaggagcttgagctagccggaggtttcccGGGGACTAAtctaccgacggattgagggatcatccaccttacggacacaccgtggagtaggagcaagttatctccaaaccacaTAAACGAACGTGTTAACGATTTGCATCTCTTTCTTTGTATTTATCTTTCATATTTGTATTAGTGGTTGTattctttgttttccgctgtgcactaacgaatacgtaggaagcgatcgatttgggtgagacgctattcacccccctctagctacatttcggtcctaacaaatattatggtcgatttgtagctagagagggtgaatagttCGTCGCGTTCGTTGTCTTGATGTTTCGTGATGATGTGCATTAGAAAAGAATTCGAAGcaaacactcacaacgctaataagaggatttacttggtatccacctgaaaaagagatgactaatccaaggatccacacacgacgctcattccactaataaaactctccttcttggtaactactggaggtggagaaacctcatacaacactCACATATACAGTAACTCaacgcaagaagaaaaatacaatgacTATAAATGAAAAGTTCTCTTCTTGCTCACTTGTTGCTTGtaattgcctcttgaaccttagaagtgcaccaacacttgtcctcaagagcttccaagaactagcGAGAAGTGTCGGAGAAGATCGCGTGAAGACCGGGAAGAAAGGTTACAACGTTTAAACACTTCGTCACCTTTATATCTGCGcttctagggcttccaatcgattggggctccttccaatcgattgccacgttagATCCCATCAATCTCGGTTGTCCAAAACTTGTATCATGCGCAACGGTCGTATCCTAATCGATTGAGgagacttgaatcgatcggttaatctattcagagcgcctttgtgctcttcGCTGGAAAAGCctaaatcgatcaactgatcgattcagctttctCGTGTCACATGTGATTTCCAGcccccaatcaatcgactgatcgattggcgatgcccaatcgatcggttgattgattggggaGGTTTCTATTTGTGCGATAAACAgccctaatcgatcgaccgattgattgggctgctgtttatcgcagcattctcccaatcgatcggctgatcgattgggctttggtccgatcgatcggctgatcgattgaccacccttgacttgcttaactcaagctcaaaaGTCCCCAAATCCAACATACGACCAACCGTGACCTGTTTGAACTCCTCGTGCCaagcatctagtcaaccttgacctgctgggacttcttcttcaagtgtctggtcaatcctttgacccacttgaacttttctcctcgtgccaagtgttcagtcaatcttgacccacttgaacttaccgtctcgtgccaaatgtccggtcctccatgactcactcgacttccttccaccagatatccggtcacccttaacctatctagatttccttgtgtcaagtatccggtcattcctttgacctacttagacttcccaacacta includes these proteins:
- the LOC121999184 gene encoding DNA-directed RNA polymerases II, IV and V subunit 12-like; amino-acid sequence: MDPLQPEPVTYLCGDCGEENTLKPGDVVQCRKCGHRILHKKRTRRIMQFQAR